A window of Acinetobacter sp. TR3 contains these coding sequences:
- the ypfJ gene encoding KPN_02809 family neutral zinc metallopeptidase: MRWKGRRVSTNVEDRRGGGGAKAGGISIIGLIVAFVAWKFFGVDPQQAYQATQAVTSAQSSQEGVAPQNLTAEQKEASDFVGTILADTEDTWTPIFQKLGMTYTPPRLVLFSGVDKSACGRAQAAMGPFYCPADQKVYIDTAFFKDMRQQMGISGEQNQTELSRQDQAGDFAQAYVIAHEVGHHIQNLLGISGQVQQARAQASQTQGNQLSVRLELQADCFAGIWAHQNQQRTQFLEQGDIEEAMDAAEKIGDDYLQRSATGQVVPDSFTHGSSEQRTHWFQQGLKSGDINQCDTFK; the protein is encoded by the coding sequence ATGCGTTGGAAAGGTCGTCGTGTCAGTACCAATGTTGAAGATCGTCGTGGTGGTGGCGGAGCAAAAGCAGGTGGAATCAGTATTATAGGTTTGATCGTTGCATTTGTTGCGTGGAAGTTTTTTGGAGTAGATCCACAACAAGCCTATCAAGCGACTCAAGCGGTTACCAGTGCCCAATCTTCGCAAGAGGGTGTTGCGCCACAAAATTTAACTGCTGAACAGAAAGAGGCAAGTGATTTTGTTGGAACTATTCTTGCGGATACAGAAGATACTTGGACTCCGATTTTTCAAAAACTTGGCATGACTTACACGCCACCACGCTTAGTTTTGTTTAGCGGTGTCGATAAATCAGCTTGTGGTAGGGCACAAGCAGCAATGGGGCCGTTTTATTGTCCTGCGGATCAAAAAGTTTATATCGATACTGCTTTCTTTAAAGATATGCGCCAGCAAATGGGTATTTCTGGTGAGCAGAATCAGACAGAACTTTCTCGTCAAGATCAAGCAGGGGATTTTGCGCAGGCTTATGTCATTGCGCATGAAGTTGGGCATCATATTCAAAATCTATTGGGCATCTCTGGTCAAGTACAGCAAGCACGTGCACAAGCTAGCCAAACACAAGGAAATCAGCTTTCTGTCCGTTTAGAATTACAGGCGGATTGTTTTGCTGGTATTTGGGCACATCAGAATCAACAGCGCACTCAATTTTTAGAACAGGGTGATATTGAAGAAGCGATGGATGCTGCCGAGAAAATTGGCGATGACTATTTACAACGTAGTGCTACAGGTCAGGTTGTTCCCGATAGTTTTACACATGGTAGTAGTGAACAACGAACGCATTGGTTTCAGCAAGGTCTGAAATCTGGAGATATCAATCAATGTGATACTTTTAAGTAA
- a CDS encoding DUF808 domain-containing protein has translation MASGLLLLLDDIATILDDVAVMSKMAAKKTAGVLGDDLALNAQQVSGVRADRELPVVWGVAKGSFVNKLILVPLALLISVVAPWLINPLLMIGGLFLCYEGVEKVVHMLQHKKAKTAEEANESLEQIEIDLDKFEKEKVKGAIRTDFILSAEIVVISLGTVATAAFMTKVTVLSVIAIVMTVGVYGFVAMIVKIDDLGLYLTQQASAFKNKIGRGLLAFAPILMKTLSIVGTVAMFLVGGGIISHTVPLLHHFTEKTVDHLELIPSFGSIIGALTPTLINLGIGFIAGAIVLMVVMLIQKFWSKASV, from the coding sequence CAGGGGTGTTGGGTGATGATTTAGCCCTAAACGCGCAGCAAGTCAGTGGCGTACGCGCAGATCGAGAGTTGCCTGTGGTATGGGGCGTAGCTAAAGGTTCTTTCGTTAATAAACTTATCTTGGTTCCATTAGCATTACTGATTAGCGTAGTTGCACCTTGGTTAATCAATCCTTTATTAATGATTGGCGGCTTATTTCTATGTTATGAAGGAGTAGAAAAAGTTGTACACATGCTCCAGCATAAAAAAGCAAAAACAGCTGAGGAAGCCAATGAAAGCTTGGAACAGATCGAAATAGATTTAGACAAGTTTGAAAAAGAAAAAGTAAAAGGTGCGATTCGTACCGATTTTATTTTATCTGCTGAAATTGTGGTGATTTCGTTAGGTACAGTTGCAACAGCAGCATTTATGACTAAAGTGACTGTATTAAGTGTGATTGCAATCGTAATGACCGTAGGTGTTTATGGTTTTGTTGCAATGATTGTGAAAATTGATGATTTAGGCTTATATTTAACACAACAAGCATCAGCGTTTAAAAATAAAATAGGTCGTGGTCTACTCGCATTTGCTCCTATTCTAATGAAAACATTATCTATTGTTGGAACGGTTGCAATGTTTTTGGTAGGTGGTGGAATTATTTCGCATACAGTTCCTTTATTACATCATTTTACTGAAAAAACTGTTGACCATTTAGAGTTGATTCCAAGTTTTGGTTCAATTATTGGTGCCTTAACACCAACTTTGATTAATCTAGGAATCGGCTTTATTGCAGGTGCTATTGTATTAATGGTTGTCATGCTTATTCAAAAATTTTGGTCAAAAGCATCTGTATAA